A window from Aliamphritea hakodatensis encodes these proteins:
- a CDS encoding cysteine desulfurase-like protein has product MTHLDVEQLRAQFPALQQQVNGQTPVFFDGPGGAQVSQQVLDAMTAYLGRYNANLGGAYFSSHKTTELMADARQAGADFYNAGSAEEIIFGANATTLTFSFSRVIARDWQPGDEIIVTALDHYSNVSPWVLAAEEKGVVVHQVQVNEADCTLDYDHLQRLISSKTRLVACTYASNTTGSIVDMRRVIRAVKAGSDALVYIDAVHYAPHQLIDVQALGCDFLVTSAYKYFGPHLGVLFARQAVLEQLRPYKVAPAKDINPNRWETGTQNYEALAGFIAAVDYLASLAGDVRLSRREQLTESYRKIVRHEQMLSAQFLSRLSAYPQVRIFGIKDVAACDARTPTFAFRIHNTEPRAVSEFFGANHVCIWDGNFYAQGLYEQLGLTDGGVIRVGCMHYNTAAETEAFFVLLDQFFALQS; this is encoded by the coding sequence ATGACGCACTTAGATGTTGAGCAGCTGCGGGCACAGTTTCCCGCCCTGCAACAGCAAGTAAACGGCCAGACGCCGGTGTTTTTTGACGGCCCCGGTGGTGCACAGGTCAGCCAGCAGGTGCTGGATGCCATGACCGCCTATCTGGGACGCTACAACGCCAACCTTGGCGGCGCCTATTTTTCCAGCCATAAAACCACAGAGCTGATGGCGGACGCCCGTCAGGCCGGGGCTGATTTCTATAACGCCGGCAGTGCCGAAGAGATTATTTTCGGTGCCAATGCCACCACCCTGACATTCAGTTTCAGCCGTGTGATTGCCCGTGACTGGCAGCCGGGTGATGAGATCATTGTGACGGCGCTGGATCACTATTCAAACGTATCGCCCTGGGTATTGGCGGCGGAAGAAAAAGGCGTGGTGGTGCATCAGGTTCAGGTGAATGAGGCGGACTGCACTCTGGATTATGACCATTTACAGCGTCTGATCAGCAGCAAAACCCGTCTGGTGGCCTGCACTTATGCGTCTAATACCACAGGTTCCATTGTTGATATGCGGCGGGTGATCCGTGCCGTAAAAGCCGGCAGTGATGCACTGGTGTATATCGATGCGGTGCATTATGCGCCCCATCAACTGATCGATGTTCAGGCGCTGGGGTGTGATTTTCTGGTGACCTCGGCGTATAAGTATTTCGGCCCTCATCTGGGAGTATTGTTTGCCAGACAAGCCGTACTGGAACAGTTACGGCCCTATAAAGTGGCGCCGGCTAAAGACATTAATCCGAACCGCTGGGAAACCGGTACCCAGAACTATGAAGCACTGGCGGGTTTTATTGCCGCGGTGGATTACCTGGCATCGCTGGCGGGTGATGTCCGTCTTAGCCGCCGTGAGCAACTGACGGAAAGTTACCGCAAGATCGTCCGTCACGAACAGATGCTCAGTGCGCAGTTTCTCAGCCGGCTGTCGGCCTATCCCCAGGTACGGATTTTTGGCATTAAGGATGTGGCAGCCTGCGATGCAAGAACGCCGACATTCGCGTTCCGGATTCATAATACGGAACCCCGCGCCGTATCCGAGTTTTTTGGTGCGAACCATGTCTGTATCTGGGACGGTAATTTTTACGCTCAGGGGCTGTACGAGCAACTGGGCCTGACGGATGGCGGCGTCATTCGGGTTGGCTGTATGCATTACAATACGGCGGCTGAGACAGAGGCGTTCTTTGTCTTACTGGACCAGTTCTTCGCGCTGCAGTCATAA